A region from the Aegilops tauschii subsp. strangulata cultivar AL8/78 chromosome 5, Aet v6.0, whole genome shotgun sequence genome encodes:
- the LOC109759671 gene encoding uncharacterized protein → MAFPACVQCGTRENPCRCKFIGPTLGFVAFLVTGVIEWPVGAVVYLFRHRKGRRIMGHPSRVVYPRVSRAIPI, encoded by the coding sequence ATGGCGTTCCCGGCGTGCGTGCAGTGCGGGACCAGGGAGAACCCGTGCCGGTGCAAGTTCATCGGGCCGACGCTGGGGTTCGTGGCCTTCCTTGTCACCGGCGTCATAGAGTGGCCGGTGGGCGCGGTGGTGTACCTGTTCCGCCACCGCAAGGGCCGCCGCATCATGGGACACCCCTCCAGGGTCGTCTACCCGCGCGTCTCCAGGGCCATCCCCATCTAA